The sequence AGCTCCTTCTACATTATCTCCTAATGCTACTCCACAAGGTGTTGAGTGTTTTACTGCACAACAACAAATTTCATCAAATTCTGAAACAACTTTCCAAGCTAAGTCCATATCTCTAATATTATTATATGAAAGTTCCTTGCCATTAAGCTGTTTAAAATCTTTCATAGCCCCATCTGTCATATTATCAGTATAGTATGCAGCTTTTTGATGTGAATTTTCTCCATATCTCATTTCCATAAATTTTTTATATGATATATTTAAATATTCTGAGAAGTCTTCATCTAATAAGAATTGTGATATAGCCGCATCATAGGCAGAAGTCAAATTAAAAACTTTTCCTGCTAATTTTTTTCTAGCTTCATAAGAAACATCATCAGACTTATTGATTTCTTCCTTTATAGATTCATAATCTTTAACATCAGAAATAACAACCACATTTTTAAAAGATTTAGCAGCAGATCTAAGCATAGTAGGTCCACCTATATCAATAAATTCAATTTTTTCTTCAAAAGACAAATCTTCTTTAACCTTTTCAAAGAAAGGATATAGATTTACTATAACATAGTCTATAGTATCAATATTTCTTTCTTTTAAAGTTCTCATATGTTCTTCATTATCTCTCAATGCTAAAATTCCACCATGTATATTTGGATGTAAAGTTTTAACTCTACCATCTAACATTTCTTCAAAATTTGTTATTTTACTAACTTCAATAACTTCAATATTATTTTCTTTTAAATATTTATATGTTCCGCCAGTGGAAATAATTTCTATTCCCTTACTGACTAAAAATTTTGCAAAATCCAATATACCTGTTTTGTCATATACTGAAATTAAGGCTCTTTTTCTCATATCTATTTCCCTTTCTATTTTGATTTTATAACTCCATAATTATTTCATAATTTTTTACATCAGGATTTTTTCTTTCACAACACCATTCTTTCATTAATCTAATTAAATCTTTTTTATCTGAAACATTGGTTTGATATAATTTTTTATCTATCATTACTTCAAAATAATATTTATCTATTAATATTTTAGATTTGAAAAATCCTTTCTTTACATAATTCGGTGTACATTGGATATACTCATCTTCATCTTTTCCATTCT is a genomic window of Fusobacterium nucleatum containing:
- the purH gene encoding bifunctional phosphoribosylaminoimidazolecarboxamide formyltransferase/IMP cyclohydrolase, producing the protein MRKRALISVYDKTGILDFAKFLVSKGIEIISTGGTYKYLKENNIEVIEVSKITNFEEMLDGRVKTLHPNIHGGILALRDNEEHMRTLKERNIDTIDYVIVNLYPFFEKVKEDLSFEEKIEFIDIGGPTMLRSAAKSFKNVVVISDVKDYESIKEEINKSDDVSYEARKKLAGKVFNLTSAYDAAISQFLLDEDFSEYLNISYKKFMEMRYGENSHQKAAYYTDNMTDGAMKDFKQLNGKELSYNNIRDMDLAWKVVSEFDEICCCAVKHSTPCGVALGDNVEGAYKKAYETDPVSIFGGIVAFNREVDEATAKLLNEIFLEIIIAPSFSKAALEILTKKKNIRLIECKNKPSDKKELIKVDGGILIQDTNNKLYEDLEVVTKAKPTSQEEKDLIFALKVVKFVKSNAIVVAKNLQTLGIGGGEVSRIWAAEKALERAKERFNATDVVLSSDAFFPFKDVIELAAKNGVKAIIQPSGSVNDKDSIEECDRNNISMIFSKLRHFKH